A genomic segment from Nodularia sphaerocarpa UHCC 0038 encodes:
- a CDS encoding type II toxin-antitoxin system HicA family toxin, with amino-acid sequence MAKLPNPTGEELIAALQKIGFCVIRQKGSHVRMKHEDNRVVSIPVHAGKTIGKGLLLKILRDTDISKDELLDILR; translated from the coding sequence ATGGCAAAACTACCAAACCCAACGGGAGAAGAACTTATTGCTGCGCTGCAAAAAATAGGATTCTGCGTAATCAGGCAAAAAGGCAGCCATGTACGGATGAAACATGAAGATAATAGAGTTGTTTCTATCCCCGTTCATGCTGGTAAGACAATTGGCAAGGGACTATTATTAAAAATTCTTCGAGATACGGATATATCTAAAGATGAATTACTGGATATTTTAAGGTGA
- a CDS encoding type II toxin-antitoxin system HicB family antitoxin, with amino-acid sequence MKNKEFYVVIERDEDGIYIGEVPQLKACYSQGETIDELMQNIREVIEMCLEELQEDSTTEFIGVHKMVI; translated from the coding sequence ATGAAAAATAAAGAGTTTTACGTTGTAATTGAACGGGATGAAGATGGAATATATATTGGTGAAGTTCCACAACTCAAAGCTTGCTATAGCCAAGGAGAAACTATTGATGAACTTATGCAAAATATCCGCGAAGTAATTGAAATGTGCCTTGAAGAATTACAAGAAGATTCAACAACCGAGTTTATTGGTGTGCATAAGATGGTGATCTAA